In the Paenibacillus sp. FSL H7-0357 genome, one interval contains:
- a CDS encoding sugar ABC transporter substrate-binding protein → MLRRKNYWLLFAILLLALTSLSPSMELDTSERTRPQKLPLDQSERPDSGETGNVQSLRIRVSLSSEELRELERISRNYTLSSGIEVVLSNVDSEESAEALKQDLTTGDSPDIVMTDGRNISDLATRGYLLPVDVYQSVPGSAPLTLLIPQMQWNGYDWGVPLDIDPYVLVYSPARLAELGLSEAPKSLEQWSGLLKHLQEKQDQEQYILAMDTRNPYGYSAVLESMGASLTSENAAMLEWTQNARSSFYLTSRYDKEIWNMLQEGKVAVAALPLSEFQKHGNSSLAVEVPLPGGSSKGYEAMYSRFFALPAESSNPEAAVKWLAYITSSSAQLEWLVNTGRLPALDELYRSGLPEMDRLPFDSGVLLTDEAITGERPVGGWSELSTAVAMLLTGKLDAAGYREALAAPSK, encoded by the coding sequence ATGCTGAGACGCAAAAACTATTGGCTGCTGTTTGCAATACTGCTGCTTGCGCTGACAAGCTTGTCACCCAGCATGGAGCTGGACACCAGCGAACGCACCCGTCCGCAGAAGTTGCCGCTCGATCAATCAGAGCGCCCGGATTCGGGAGAGACGGGAAATGTGCAAAGCCTGCGGATTCGCGTTTCGCTGAGCAGCGAAGAGCTGCGTGAGCTGGAACGGATCAGCAGGAACTATACGTTATCGAGCGGGATTGAAGTTGTGCTGAGCAATGTGGACAGCGAGGAATCGGCTGAAGCGCTGAAGCAGGACCTGACTACAGGCGACAGTCCGGATATTGTGATGACCGATGGCCGTAATATTTCCGATCTGGCCACCCGGGGATATTTGCTTCCGGTGGATGTCTATCAGAGCGTTCCCGGCAGTGCCCCGCTGACCCTGCTCATTCCGCAAATGCAGTGGAATGGTTATGATTGGGGAGTTCCGCTCGATATTGATCCTTACGTACTGGTGTATTCTCCGGCGCGCCTCGCCGAATTGGGCCTTTCGGAAGCGCCGAAAAGTCTGGAGCAGTGGAGCGGTCTGCTGAAGCATCTTCAAGAAAAACAGGATCAGGAACAATATATCCTGGCTATGGATACCCGCAATCCCTATGGTTACTCTGCGGTCCTGGAAAGTATGGGGGCCAGCCTGACTTCAGAGAATGCGGCAATGCTGGAGTGGACCCAGAACGCCCGTAGCTCCTTCTATCTGACCAGCCGGTACGATAAAGAAATCTGGAATATGCTACAGGAGGGAAAGGTCGCCGTAGCTGCGCTTCCGCTCTCTGAATTCCAGAAGCACGGGAATTCATCGCTGGCTGTGGAAGTGCCGCTGCCTGGCGGGAGCAGTAAAGGCTATGAGGCAATGTACAGCCGTTTCTTCGCTCTTCCCGCAGAGTCGAGCAACCCGGAGGCAGCGGTGAAATGGCTCGCCTATATTACCTCCAGCTCCGCGCAGCTCGAATGGCTGGTGAACACGGGGCGTCTGCCTGCGCTGGATGAGCTTTACCGTTCGGGACTTCCAGAGATGGACAGGCTTCCTTTTGACTCCGGGGTGCTGCTGACAGACGAAGCCATCACCGGGGAAAGACCGGTTGGCGGCTGGAGTGAGCTCTCCACGGCGGTGGCAATGCTGCTTACCGGTAAGCTGGATGCCGCAGGATACCGGGAAGCGCTGGCAGCACCCTCAAAATGA
- a CDS encoding PhoH family protein encodes MKKIFVLDTNVLLHDPNSIFAFKEHEVVIPAVVLEEIDSKKRNADEIGRNARTVSRLLDGLRELGHLHSGVVLEHGGMLKVELNHRSFVKVQEMFGEVSNDNRILAVALNYLHEENEKAEPRPVVLVSKDVLVRIKADVLGITPEDYLSDRTGDLNELYTGYQSLMVHPSLIDEYYSHRFLSVKQLPLSYALYPHEFVILKDEIGSGKSALLKVNSDATRLEPLYLGNDAVWGISARNAQQRMALELLLNDDVPLVTITGKAGTGKTLLALAAGLFKVEDEHRYKKLLIARPVVPMGKDIGYLPGEKDEKLRPWMQPIYDNLEFLFDTKKSGDIDKILMGLGSIQVEALTYIRGRSIPSQFIIIDEAQNLSRHEVKTIVSRAGEGSKVILMGDPEQIDHPYLDAASNGLSYIVEKFKQEGISGHITLEKGERSRLAQLAADLL; translated from the coding sequence GATCTTTGCTTTCAAGGAGCATGAAGTAGTCATTCCGGCCGTGGTTCTGGAAGAGATCGACTCCAAGAAGCGTAATGCCGATGAAATCGGCCGCAACGCCCGCACCGTGTCACGATTGTTAGACGGACTCCGGGAACTGGGCCACCTGCATAGCGGTGTGGTTCTGGAACATGGAGGCATGCTGAAGGTGGAGCTTAACCACCGCAGCTTCGTAAAGGTACAGGAAATGTTCGGTGAGGTATCCAACGACAACCGGATATTGGCTGTAGCGCTCAATTATCTTCATGAGGAGAACGAGAAAGCTGAACCACGTCCTGTGGTACTCGTAAGTAAAGATGTACTTGTCCGCATCAAAGCGGATGTGCTTGGCATTACACCGGAGGATTATTTATCTGACCGTACAGGTGATCTGAACGAGCTGTATACCGGCTACCAGTCACTGATGGTCCATCCTTCGCTGATTGATGAATATTACAGCCACCGTTTCCTGTCCGTCAAACAACTGCCCCTGTCCTATGCGCTCTACCCGCATGAATTTGTAATTCTGAAGGATGAGATCGGCAGCGGCAAATCTGCTCTGCTCAAAGTGAACAGCGACGCCACACGCCTTGAACCGCTCTATTTGGGCAATGATGCGGTGTGGGGTATCAGTGCCCGCAATGCCCAGCAGCGGATGGCGCTGGAGCTTCTGTTGAACGATGACGTCCCGCTGGTAACTATTACCGGCAAGGCAGGAACGGGCAAAACGCTGCTGGCGCTTGCTGCCGGATTGTTCAAGGTGGAGGATGAGCACCGCTACAAGAAGCTGCTCATCGCCCGGCCGGTTGTGCCGATGGGTAAAGATATCGGATATTTGCCCGGGGAGAAGGATGAGAAGCTGCGTCCGTGGATGCAGCCGATTTATGATAATTTGGAATTTCTGTTTGATACGAAGAAGTCCGGGGATATTGATAAAATACTCATGGGCCTCGGCAGCATCCAGGTGGAGGCACTAACCTACATCCGCGGACGTTCTATTCCTTCACAGTTCATCATTATTGATGAAGCCCAGAACCTTTCCCGCCACGAGGTGAAGACCATCGTCTCCAGAGCCGGGGAAGGCAGCAAAGTTATTCTTATGGGCGACCCGGAGCAGATCGACCATCCGTATCTCGACGCAGCGAGCAACGGGCTCAGTTATATTGTCGAGAAGTTTAAGCAGGAAGGGATCAGCGGTCATATCACACTGGAAAAAGGTGAGCGTTCCCGCCTGGCCCAGCTGGCCGCCGATTTACTGTAA